The following are encoded together in the Zingiber officinale cultivar Zhangliang chromosome 8A, Zo_v1.1, whole genome shotgun sequence genome:
- the LOC122011137 gene encoding uncharacterized protein LOC122011137, with protein MAIDQQQITLKVFVNKTKNCVAFVESDADFVDVLLSFLTLPVGTVVRLLNKQSSLGCFDKLYQGVEQLDEKCLATEACRSMLTKPVNSSGIKCQKLKINIDEMGELYICLSYCCFNRSLSYYSGLECQCGYDVKKAITYDLKRDDDNYENFQRVFVKGDKFVVTEALCIASVEELILNLNEGGNGDCNHLEERSVKIEREQVLLILKRSLISDTPLTDVLLHNGGNMTTPKVSVPSIEKTVEKKAFDEEKKIYKLNMALTSNKVLYAEASQDFVDLIFSFLTFPLGSLKKHLGSRFRIGSLNNLYGSAERLRSSGCMVEGCEERLLNPKLAPYFNCKNQAIGVEEEKAVIYYTCYYCCKLSHTSFICKSHGYDAMHAHQATLIDPKSQPRGTISSHGSYCQELRYMVTDELVVTPLSLTEVISIRKDIFDPIKMAELSLAEEEVLDFLAVALTSNTALTDAFLARTSVGVFASEFGGRTRMVNVASEGEEGWK; from the exons ATGGCCATTGATCAGCAGCAAATCACCCTCAAAGTCTTTGTAAACAAGACCAAGAACTGCGTAGCTTTCGTTGAATCGGACGCAGATTTCGTAGATGTTCTGCTAAGCTTCCTCACGCTGCCTGTTGGCACGGTCGTCCGTCTGCTCAACAAGCAGTCGTCCCTGGGCTGCTTCGATAAGCTTTACCAAGGCGTCGAGCAGCTTGATGAGAAATGCCTTGCGACGGAAGCTTGCAGATCGATGTTGACAAAGCCGGTGAACTCATCTGGAATAAAATGCCAGAAACTTAAGATTAATATTGATGAAATGGGAGAGCTATATATATGCTTATCTTATTGCTGCTTTAATCGTTCGTTGAGCTATTACTCAGGCCTCGAATGTCAGTGTGGTTATGACGTGAAGAAGGCAATTACATATGATCTGAAACGAGATGATGATAATTATGAAAATTTTCAACGCGTATTCGTCAAAGGGGATAAATTTGTTGTTACGGAAGCTCTTTGTATAGCTTCCGTTGAGGAGCTCATTTTGAATTTAAATGAGGGTGGCAATGGTGATTGTAACCATCTGGAAGAGAGATCGGTAAAAATTGAACGAGAACAG GTTTTACTTATTCTTAAAAGGTCCCTTATTTCCGACACTCCGTTAACTGATGTTTTATTGCACAATGGAGGAAACATGACGACGCCCAAGGTTTCAGTCCCTTCGATTGAAAAAACGGTTGAAAAAAAGGCGtttgatgaggagaagaagatcTACAAATTGAACATGGCTCTGACTAGTAACAAGGTGTTGTATGCTGAGGCGAGTCAGGACTTCGTTGATTTAATTTTCAGTTTTCTCACATTTCCATTGGGTTCTCTGAAGAAGCACTTGGGCAGTCGATTCCGGATTGGATCTCTTAATAACTTATATGGTAGTGCAGAGCGTTTGCGGTCATCAGGTTGCATGGTTGAAGGCTGCGAAGAGAGACTGCTTAATCCTAAGCTTGCGCCATATTTCAACTGCAAGAATCAAGCCATTGGAGTGGAGGAGGAGAAGGCAGTTATCTATTATACATGTTACTACTGCTGCAAACTAAGCCACACGAGTTTCATCTGCAAATCACATGGCTATGATGCCATGCATGCGCATCAGGCAACACTTATagaccccaaaagtcaacccagAGGAACAATTTCTTCGCATGGAAGCTATTGTCAGGAATTAAGGTACATGGTCACCGACGAACTCGTAGTCACCCCACTATCCCTCACGGAAGTCATTTCAATTCGCAAGGATATCTTTGATCCAATCAAGATGGCAGAGTTGAGCTTAGCTGAAGAGGAG GTTCTTGATTTTCTTGCTGTTGCTTTGACGTCCAACACAGCGCTAACAGACGCTTTCTTAGCGAGGACTAGTGTTGGTGTGTTCGCTTCGGAGTTCGGAGGACGTACGAGAATGGTGAATGTTGCATCAGAAGGAGAAGAGGGTTGGAAGTAA